The following proteins come from a genomic window of Halictus rubicundus isolate RS-2024b chromosome 8, iyHalRubi1_principal, whole genome shotgun sequence:
- the LOC143356648 gene encoding odorant receptor 13a-like, whose product MAANLFLTSIALLKTTLLHLNKKRFLNLVLYTRRNFWHSNYDDNEKVFMNETRRYFTFIITVTYCIMVYVPCSYFIIPMFENSGRNYSDRALPLRMWTDLPLYETPYFEICFALQALCVFHIGICYVCLDNYFLLINTHTACQFRMLQDKLLNLLDPNSEMIDSPDYADQCYQNLRRYIRKHQALINYCNRLEIIFSFNIFCYVLVFSVLTCLSMYQALLGEISTIRRVSFLIYVAGSVFQLIMLTNSCGSLITESMNVGAVAYAISWAALSMNKSGRMVRRDVQMIITRSQKPCQLTAGGFFPVSLQTSTKLISSAVSYFTLLRESSSNVQDT is encoded by the exons ATGGCCGCCAACCTATTTCTTACCTCCATTGCCTTGCTCAAAACTACTCTGTTGCACCTGAATAAGAAACGATTTTTAAACTTAGTATTGTACACAAGACGGAATTTTTGGCACTCGAATTACGACGACAATGAAAAAGTGTTTATGAACGAGACCCGAAGATATTTTACTTTTATCATCACAGTTACGTACTGTATTATGGTTTACGTTCCGTGTAGTTACTTCATTATTCCAATGTTCG AGAACAGTGGAAGAAATTATTCTGACAGGGCACTTCCCCTACGTATGTGGACCGATCTGCCACTTTACGAGACGCCATATTTCGAAATTTGTTTCGCCCTGCAG GCACTGTGCGTTTTCCACATCGGTATCTGCTACGTATGCCTCGACAACTATTTCCTTTTGATCAACACACATACAGCCTGCCAGTTTCGCATGCTGCAAGACAAACTCTTAAATTTGTTGGACCCGAACAGTGAAATGATCGATTCGCCCGATTATGCGGATCAATGTTACCAAAACCTCAGGAGGTATATTCGAAAGCATCAAGCGCTCATCAACTACTGCAATAGACTCGAGATTATCTTCTCTTTTAATATCTTCTGCTATGTGTTAGTCTTCAGTGTGCTAACCTGCTTATCCATGTATCAGGCTCTTCTT GGAGAGATAAGCACTATACGACGGGTATCTTTTCTAATATACGTAGCGGGTAGTGTTTTTCAATTGATTATGCTTACTAATTCTTGCGGCTCTTTGATAACTGAAAGTATGAATGTTGGAGCGGTTGCATACGCAATATCATGGGCCGCGTTGTCAATGAATAAATCTGGCAGAATGGTAAGAAGAGATGTGCAAATGATCATCACGAGATCCCAGAAACCTTGTCAGTTGACTGCTGGTGGATTCTTTCCCGTATCGTTGCAGACTTCAACCAAG CTTATCAGTAGCGCAGTGTCTTATTTCACTTTGCTGAGGGAATCATCTTCAAACGTACAAGACACATAG